A region of the Mesoterricola sediminis genome:
GGCGCCATCCTGGACGGCCTGCGGGACCTGGACTGGGTCCCCCGGAGCCTCCGCCGCAAGAAGAAGGACATCGAGGCCGCCTATCACCTCCTGGAGCAACAGCACGGGCGGGCCGCGACGGACGAGGAAGTGGCCGCCCACCTGGGCCTCGCCCTGGACGACCTCCACCATTCCCTGGACGAACTCAAGGGCGTGACCCTCGGCGCCTTCGTGGACGCCGGCGAGAACGGCGAGGGCGAGAACCTCATCAGCTTCGTCCCCGACCCGGACGGGGAGAACCCCCACATCCTGCTCCAGGCCCGGGAGGTGAGAAGCATTCTCAAGTCGGCCGTCGACCGCCTCCCCACCAAGGAGCGGTTCGTGGTCCAGCTCTACTACTTCGAGGAGCTGACCATGAAGGAAATCGGCACGCTCCTCAACATCACCGAAAGTCGGGTATCGCAATTGCATACCAAGTCCATGCTCCGCCTCCGGGGCAAGCTCAAGGAACGACGCATCGATGGTTGAACGGGATGAGCGATGGCCAAGATTCTAAGCCAGGAAGAGGTTGATGCCCTCCTGAAGTCCCACGCCAAGGCGGCGAAGGGGCCTGCACCCGCTGCCGGGCCGGTTGATCGCCCCACCGCCAGCGCCGCGCCTCAGAAGGCAAAAAAAGCCCAGCAGTTGAAGAAGGTCAGCCTCTACAACTTCCGCCGGCCGGACCGGGTCAGCCGGGAGCAGATGCGCTCCCTGCACTTCATGCACGACCGCTTCGCCCGGAACTTCTCCAGCTCGCTGTCCGCCTACCTCCGGACCATCACCGAGGTCAACCTGGTCTCCGTGGAGCAGTTGAGCTACCAGGAGTTCCTCCTCTCCGTCCCGGACCCCACCTGCTTCAACGCCATCTCCATCCGGCCCCTGGAGGGCGCCTTCGCCCTCGAGGTGAACCCCCAGCTGGTCTTCCCCATCATCGACAAGATGCTGGGCGGCCCCGGCGACCCCCTCAAGCAGCTGCGCACCATGACCGACATCGAGCAGTCCATCTTCGACGGCGTGCTCAAGCTGGCCCTGGACGACCTGCGCGAGGCCTGGCGCGGCATCATCGACCTGGACTTCAAGATCCAGGCCCGGGAGACGAGCCCCCAGCTCATCCAGATCGTGGCCCCCAACGAGGTCGTGCTGCTGGTGGTCTTCGAGGTGAAGATGAGCTCCGTGGTCGGCATGATCAACCTGGCCATCCCCTCCATCATCCTGGAGCCGGTGGCCAGCAAGTTCGACCAGGAGATGTACACCGGCTACAAGAAGTCCGGCACGTTCGAGGAGGCCAAGCTCCTCATGGAGAGCGTGAAGCGGTGCGACATGCAGGTCTGCGCCGAGATCCGGGGCACCAGCCTGAGGCTCTCGGACATCCTGGCCCTGCAGGAGGGGGACCTCATCCCCCTGACCAAGCGCTTCGACGCCGTGCTGGACCTCACCGTCGACGGCATTCCCCGCTTCCAGGGGTACGTCGCCCTCAATTCGAACCAGAAGCGGGTGTTCCAGGTGACCGCCCAGAAGCAGGAGGCTTGACATGGATCCCGTGATGTCCGACCTCGATCAGAAGATCGGCGGCTGTTTTTCCGAGAGCATGGCCAGCGTGTTCTCCATGCTCACCGGGCGGGAATTCGCCATCAAGCCGCAGGACGGCAACACCCTGGACCACACCGGCGTCTCGGTGCTGCACCAGGCCACCGTCGTCTACGTGAAGGCCCACTACACCAAGGGCATGACCGGCACCCTCCTGTTCACCCTCCCCCTCAAGGAGGGGACGATGCTGGTGGACCTCATGCTGGGCGGGGACGGGACCCCCAGCACGGAGCTGGCCGGCGACAGCAAGGACGCCCTGGCCGAGACCTTCAACCAGATCATGGGCAGCGCCAACCAGGCCCTGTCGGACCTGGCGGGAGAGACCCTCTCCATCTCCAACGTCGAGATCTT
Encoded here:
- a CDS encoding FliA/WhiG family RNA polymerase sigma factor is translated as MTEGGRPAGKGQDPRQAASTMGRAALDAYGRAARIPTPSPARPEAPEVPDLPDLRDREELITECLPLVKFVAHRISSRLPSHVEVDDLIHSGILGLMDAVRKFEPDRNVKFKTYAEQRIRGAILDGLRDLDWVPRSLRRKKKDIEAAYHLLEQQHGRAATDEEVAAHLGLALDDLHHSLDELKGVTLGAFVDAGENGEGENLISFVPDPDGENPHILLQAREVRSILKSAVDRLPTKERFVVQLYYFEELTMKEIGTLLNITESRVSQLHTKSMLRLRGKLKERRIDG
- the fliM gene encoding flagellar motor switch protein FliM, with product MAKILSQEEVDALLKSHAKAAKGPAPAAGPVDRPTASAAPQKAKKAQQLKKVSLYNFRRPDRVSREQMRSLHFMHDRFARNFSSSLSAYLRTITEVNLVSVEQLSYQEFLLSVPDPTCFNAISIRPLEGAFALEVNPQLVFPIIDKMLGGPGDPLKQLRTMTDIEQSIFDGVLKLALDDLREAWRGIIDLDFKIQARETSPQLIQIVAPNEVVLLVVFEVKMSSVVGMINLAIPSIILEPVASKFDQEMYTGYKKSGTFEEAKLLMESVKRCDMQVCAEIRGTSLRLSDILALQEGDLIPLTKRFDAVLDLTVDGIPRFQGYVALNSNQKRVFQVTAQKQEA